In the Candidatus Zixiibacteriota bacterium genome, CTGCATGCTGTTGATAGTGTCGGCCACGACATTGTTGCCCTGGTTGGCATTGTCGGAAGCCGCCTTGGCCAGTTCGGAGGCCTCGGAAGCGTTCTTAGTCGATTCCATGATCGTGGCGGTCATCTCCTCGATCGCGGTCGCTACCTGGGCGGCCTGCTGGGTCTGATCGTTAGCACCAGCCGCCATCTGCTCAGACGATGATGATATCTCAGTCGCCGCTGAGACAAGCTGGGTAGCATTGTCAGTCAGCTCACGCACGATCTGTTCCAGGTTGCCGGTCATACGGGCAAAGGCAGTGCCCAACACGTCTCGATGCGATTTGGCATTAATCGCTACAGTCAGGTCGCCCTCGGCAACCTTGGTGGCAGCTCCAGCCATCTCCTGCATATAGGTGACCAATGAACGGAATGAATTGGCCAGCTGGCCGATCTCATCGCCGGATTCATAGGTAACATTCTGATTGATATCGCCGGTAGCGATTTGCTCGGCAATATTTGCAACATTTGAAATCGGCTGTGAAATTGAGCGGGCAAAGAACCAGCCGACAGCGACGATCACCACGCCCATCAGTAAGGCGATGATCATAATCGCGTTTTGCAGAGCATGGGTGGCGGCAAACGCCTCAGATTCATCGATCTCGGCCAGGATTCCCCAACGCATACCGAGGATATCGATCGGAGCATAGGCCGACAGAACATTGATCCCGCGATAATCTTTTACAATTTCAGCACCTGTTTCGCCATTGGCGGCGGCCTTAGCAGTCTTAGTGTCGATTTTTTGTGCAAGAATTGTGGACTGATCCGAGAATCGTGAATCGGAACGCATATACAGGTCAGAGCCAACCAGGTAAGTTTCACCCGACTCACCCAGACCGCTGCGATCCTGCATGATCTTGTTAATCTGTCCGATCGCCAGCTGCAGGGCGACTACACCGACGAACTGGCCATTTTCGTCTTTAACCGGCGCGCCTACAAAGGAGGCCGCGGTTCCATTGGAAGGCGCGTAGTGATCGAAGTCTACCATGGCAGTCTCGTTGCGCGCTTTTTTGAAGAGATCGGCGATATTCTCAGAAGAAAAACGGCCGCGTACCAGATTGGTAGCGAAATCCGGCTCCTTTTCGACTGTGTAGACGATATCACCGTCCGGTGAAATCAAAAACAGATCATAGTAACCGTATTCCTTCTCATACTGAGTCAGCCAGGGAGAAAACTGCTTGTCGACCTGGCGATATTCAGAGGAGAGCGCTCCACCGGATGAGAATGTCTCGGCATATCTCTGCATCGCTTCCACAACCGTTGGGTTGGTGGAAAGGACCGTGACATCCCCCATCCGTTCACCGAAGTAGTTTGAAATCTGGGTCGATTTAACGTCCCGGAGCGAAATCAATTGGTTGAAGGCTTTGTCATTTAAAGCTGTTTTGGCTTTATTGAGACTGATTATCCCGACAGTGCCCATCGGAATCAAACCGATCAGCAAAAAGATGAGGATAAGCTTGAAATTAAGTTTGAGATTCTTTAACACACGTCCCTCCTTAGCAGTGTGGATTTATGTTTATTGCTTTATACAATAATCAGGCATACAGCACGGTTTGGATGCCATGCTGTTGAAATCTTTATTTCGTCAGTTGCAGATAGACGACTTATGGTGCAACGATTATTTTTTTAGCATTTACCGCCTCCCTGAAAACAGCCCCCGCTTTTTATCAACTCACTAATCTTGTGGATATCTATGAGTATTATCGAAAAGGCCGGCTGTAGCTTAACAAGAGAGTTCAACAAATATCAGTGATTTAGGGAGAAATGTCTGGCGGATTTATCAGTGCTGTATATATCTCCTATATTCTGCACACCGCATTTTCATCATGAAACGCGGCCGCAACATGCGACCGCGCTCATTTACAGATCGAAATAGAGTTTGTAAGTCAGGCGCAGGCTTCTGCCAGCCTCCGGCAATATCGACTTGATACGGGAGAGATGGTTGCGGTATTCTGTATCCAGCAGATTATCGAGTATTACATTAAAGGAATGAATCTGGCCACCCAGGTTGAAAAGGTATTGACCGCGCAGATCGAAGACAACGTATCCGGCAGTCGGTTCCTCGAACTGATCGACCTTATCCTGCCTGTCTGCCAGGTGAAGATCGGCGCCGAGAGTGAAACCGCGATGAGAATACTGCGCGGAAAGATCGCCTTTCAATGGCGGTATCTGTGGCAGGTTGGAATCGTCAGCGGAAAGCGTACCCCTGGTATATGACAGCGTGGCGGAAACTTTCAAGCCAAAATCCGTCTTCAGCCGGGTTTCAGCCTCGATCCCCTGTAATACAGCACCGACTTCATCAGAGGCGTAGATAGGCAGGAAGGTGGCGTAATTGATCTCTCCGCTGTTGCGGGCGATGATATAGTTATCGAGTTCATTGCGATAATAAGTCAATCTGAAATACCAGGGCTCGCGATAATAATACGAGTAGATTTCCGCTCCCCAGCCATGTTCACCCTTCAGCTCGGGATTGCCGACTTCAAATGAATAGGCCGCCAGGTGAGGCCCCTCCGAGTAAAGCTCCTCGATAGTCGGTACTCTTGCCGAACGGCTGATATTTAAGCCGCAATGAAAACTCGAGGAGAGATCGTACAAAAACGCAGCGGAGAGCGATAGACTGTTGAAAATCCGCTTTCTTATTTCTCCAATATCTGATTGCAGGTCCGGCCCCCTGGGTTCGATTTTGTTGTATTCATAGCGCACACCGAACTCCATGCCCAGTCTTCTCAGCTGCAGGTACTCGTAGGCAAACACCGCCAGCTTCATAGACCTGGAATCAGGATTGAATACATGGCCACCGATACGATAATCACGATCCTCTATGGAAACTCCCCAGGTACCTCGTTTCAATGAGCCTTTTTCCGAATGATCGAGGTGGGCATATCCGCGCCGGTTCGTGATCTTGAAATCCGCACCGACAGAACCGTTGGATTCGTACTCGGTATGACGGTAATATGTTCGCTTGATGCTCAAC is a window encoding:
- a CDS encoding HAMP domain-containing protein; translation: MLKNLKLNFKLILIFLLIGLIPMGTVGIISLNKAKTALNDKAFNQLISLRDVKSTQISNYFGERMGDVTVLSTNPTVVEAMQRYAETFSSGGALSSEYRQVDKQFSPWLTQYEKEYGYYDLFLISPDGDIVYTVEKEPDFATNLVRGRFSSENIADLFKKARNETAMVDFDHYAPSNGTAASFVGAPVKDENGQFVGVVALQLAIGQINKIMQDRSGLGESGETYLVGSDLYMRSDSRFSDQSTILAQKIDTKTAKAAANGETGAEIVKDYRGINVLSAYAPIDILGMRWGILAEIDESEAFAATHALQNAIMIIALLMGVVIVAVGWFFARSISQPISNVANIAEQIATGDINQNVTYESGDEIGQLANSFRSLVTYMQEMAGAATKVAEGDLTVAINAKSHRDVLGTAFARMTGNLEQIVRELTDNATQLVSAATEISSSSEQMAAGANDQTQQAAQVATAIEEMTATIMESTKNASEASELAKAASDNANQGNNVVADTINSMQ